A single region of the Anomaloglossus baeobatrachus isolate aAnoBae1 chromosome 2, aAnoBae1.hap1, whole genome shotgun sequence genome encodes:
- the CDX2 gene encoding homeobox protein CDX-2 isoform X2 has product MKAEIPRAEGAAPGSEGRSQYAASWHQPATMYVSYLLEKDMYPGSMRGHPGLQNFSSAPQYPDYGGYHGLSLESAAPSGSPAWITPYGATREDWGHPTYPTGHTPLNPSPGGSLGYSPVSDYPTGQVQGPPCVGVLPAGHQPQMSPGMADGHRRHHYDWMRKPATQGNTAGGKTRTKDKYRVVYTDHQRLELEKEFHYSRYITIRRKAELAATLGLSERQVKIWFQNRRAKERKINKKRIQQSQNGPNDQDPLSPESSLSHMMPLPGTNVGTMANGVAQ; this is encoded by the exons ATGAAGGCAGAAATACCCCGGGCTGAGGGAGCAGCTCCAGGATCAGAGGGCAGGAGCCAGTATGCGGCCAGCTGGCACCAGCCTGCCACCATGTACGTGAGCTACCTCCTGGAAAAGGACATGTACCCGGGCTCCATGCGTGGCCACCCCGGGCTGCAGAACTTCTCCAGCGCCCCCCAGTACCCTGACTATGGAGGCTACCATGGGCTGAGCCTGGAGAGCGCAGCTCCTTCTGGATCCCCCGCCTGGATCACACCGTATGGAGCCACAAGGGAGGACTGGGGGCACCCCACATACCCCACCGGACACACCCCTCTAAACCCCTCTCCAGGGGGCAGCTTGGGCTACAGTCCTGTTTCTGattaccccacggggcaggtgcaggGACCCCCCTGTGTTGGAGTGCTGCCAGCAGGGCACCAGCCTCAGATGTCTCCAGGGATGGCAGATGGGCACCGGAGACATCACTACGACTGGATGAGAAAGCCAGCAACTCAGGGCAACACTG CAGGGGGGAAGACCAGGACAAAGGACAAGTACCGGGTGGTGTACACGGACCACCAGCGGCTGGAGCTGGAGAAGGAGTTCCACTACAGCAGGTACATCACCATCAGGAGGAAAGCGGAGCTGGCGGCCACACTGGGGCTCTCTGAGCGGCAG GTTAAGATCTGGTTCCAGAACAGAAGAGCGAAGGAAAGAAAAATCAACAAGAAAAGGATTCAGCAAAGTCAGAATGGGCCGAATGATCAAGATCCTCTGAGCCCCGAATCCTCTCTGAGCCACATGATGCCCCTGCCCGGCACCAATGTGGGCACCATGGCCAACGGCGTTGCTCAGTGA
- the CDX2 gene encoding homeobox protein CDX-2 isoform X1 — MKAEIPRAEGAAPGSEGRSQYAASWHQPATMYVSYLLEKDMYPGSMRGHPGLQNFSSAPQYPDYGGYHGLSLESAAPSGSPAWITPYGATREDWGHPTYPTGHTPLNPSPGGSLGYSPVSDYPTGQVQGPPCVGVLPAGHQPQMSPGMADGHRRHHYDWMRKPATQGNTGFGSPAGGKTRTKDKYRVVYTDHQRLELEKEFHYSRYITIRRKAELAATLGLSERQVKIWFQNRRAKERKINKKRIQQSQNGPNDQDPLSPESSLSHMMPLPGTNVGTMANGVAQ, encoded by the exons ATGAAGGCAGAAATACCCCGGGCTGAGGGAGCAGCTCCAGGATCAGAGGGCAGGAGCCAGTATGCGGCCAGCTGGCACCAGCCTGCCACCATGTACGTGAGCTACCTCCTGGAAAAGGACATGTACCCGGGCTCCATGCGTGGCCACCCCGGGCTGCAGAACTTCTCCAGCGCCCCCCAGTACCCTGACTATGGAGGCTACCATGGGCTGAGCCTGGAGAGCGCAGCTCCTTCTGGATCCCCCGCCTGGATCACACCGTATGGAGCCACAAGGGAGGACTGGGGGCACCCCACATACCCCACCGGACACACCCCTCTAAACCCCTCTCCAGGGGGCAGCTTGGGCTACAGTCCTGTTTCTGattaccccacggggcaggtgcaggGACCCCCCTGTGTTGGAGTGCTGCCAGCAGGGCACCAGCCTCAGATGTCTCCAGGGATGGCAGATGGGCACCGGAGACATCACTACGACTGGATGAGAAAGCCAGCAACTCAGGGCAACACTG GTTTTGGATCTCCAGCAGGGGGGAAGACCAGGACAAAGGACAAGTACCGGGTGGTGTACACGGACCACCAGCGGCTGGAGCTGGAGAAGGAGTTCCACTACAGCAGGTACATCACCATCAGGAGGAAAGCGGAGCTGGCGGCCACACTGGGGCTCTCTGAGCGGCAG GTTAAGATCTGGTTCCAGAACAGAAGAGCGAAGGAAAGAAAAATCAACAAGAAAAGGATTCAGCAAAGTCAGAATGGGCCGAATGATCAAGATCCTCTGAGCCCCGAATCCTCTCTGAGCCACATGATGCCCCTGCCCGGCACCAATGTGGGCACCATGGCCAACGGCGTTGCTCAGTGA